From the Pelecanus crispus isolate bPelCri1 chromosome W, bPelCri1.pri, whole genome shotgun sequence genome, one window contains:
- the LOC142596528 gene encoding aquaporin-7-like — protein sequence MLQKIQKALTICSGTVRELLAEALGMFVLMVFGSSSVAQVVLGRGDFGQHLSINLGFGIGINLGIHAAGGISGSHLNAAIALTHCILGNLPWRKLSAYLISQFLGSFTAAATIFGLYYDALYDYTKGNFTVMGPTATASIFSTYPAPYVSLLGGFFTEFTAMVMLLLGILIIHDEKNNGALKGTQALLTGILVLGIGLGMGMNTGYAINPSRDLPPRVFTAIAG from the exons ATGCTACAGAAGATTCAGAAGGCGCTCACGATTTGTAGCGGCACTgtcagggagctgctggcagaagcACTGGGGATGTTCGTCCTCATG GTTTTTGGCTCATCTTCTGTGGCACAAGTGGTATTAGGAAGAGGAGACTTTGGGCAGCATCTGAGCATCAATTTGGGATTTGGCATTGGTATTAACTTGGGCATCCATGCAGCCGGAGGAATCTCTG GATCTCATCTGAACGCTGCCATCGCCCTCACACACTGCATTTTaggaaacctcccctggagaaAGCTCTCAGCTTATCTGATCAGCCAGTTCCTGGGCTCCTTTACAGCAGCTGCCACCATCTTTGGCCTCTACTATG ATGCTTTGTATGACTATACCAAGGGGAACTTTACAGTGATGGGACCAACTGCCACGGCGTCGATCTTCTCCACTTACCCTGCTCCCTATGTATCCTTGCTGGGGGGCTTCTTCACAGAG tTTACAGCGATGGTgatgctgctcctgggcatTCTGATCATCCATGATGAGAAAAACAATGGAGCCCTGAAAGGCACGCAGGCCCTGCTCACGGGTATCCTGGTCCTGGGCATAggcctggggatggggatgaacACAGGCTATGCCATAAACCCCTCCCGGGACCTGCCCCCCAGGGTCTTCACGGCAATTGCTGGCTGA